In a single window of the Desulfovibrio mangrovi genome:
- a CDS encoding N-acyl homoserine lactonase family protein, protein MQYKIHPIVMGTKVFDKGMMTYQHDYGKSYTIPIYCWYVEGGDKKILVDTGEMQPIKSEDREKAIGGPIYTFEEGLAKYGLTPDDIDIIIHTHLHNDHCENDYKCANAEIYVHERELERIHDPHPLDFRYLEDYIEDVEENGQIRAITESEKEIVSGIRVIHTPAHTEGGLSVLIDTAEGTVAITGFCVIDENLNPPAEIRAKEMEVIPPGTCINPVESYEIMLKVKSLASTVIALHEPRYASIETIG, encoded by the coding sequence ATGCAGTACAAGATCCACCCCATTGTCATGGGCACCAAGGTATTCGATAAAGGCATGATGACCTATCAGCACGACTACGGGAAATCCTACACCATTCCCATCTACTGCTGGTACGTTGAAGGCGGCGACAAGAAGATTCTTGTGGATACGGGCGAAATGCAGCCCATCAAGTCCGAGGATCGTGAAAAGGCCATTGGCGGCCCCATCTACACCTTTGAAGAAGGTCTCGCCAAATACGGCCTCACGCCGGACGACATAGACATTATCATCCACACGCACCTGCACAACGACCACTGCGAAAACGACTACAAGTGCGCAAATGCCGAAATCTACGTGCACGAACGCGAGCTTGAACGCATCCACGATCCGCATCCGCTGGACTTCCGCTATCTTGAAGACTACATCGAAGACGTGGAGGAAAACGGCCAGATCCGGGCAATCACGGAAAGCGAAAAGGAAATCGTGTCCGGCATCCGTGTCATTCACACCCCGGCACACACCGAGGGCGGCCTGAGTGTGCTTATCGATACCGCAGAGGGCACCGTTGCCATCACCGGCTTCTGCGTCATCGACGAAAACCTCAATCCCCCTGCAGAAATACGCGCCAAGGAGATGGAAGTCATTCCCCCCGGCACCTGTATCAACCCCGTGGAGAGCTACGAAATCATGCTCAAGGTGAAATCCCTGGCTTCCACGGTCATCGCATTGCATGAGCCGCGCTACGCGAGCATAGAAACCATAGGCTAA
- a CDS encoding OsmC family protein, translated as MSNTILDVTYEGGMKVAATIRNFTVHTDQKEKQGGEDSAPTPFELFFAALATCAGVYAKRFCDKKNISVDGIAISMECEFDPDPKKYRAQKITTSITVPADFPENFETALIRTVEGCAVKKQILEPPVFEVRIQR; from the coding sequence ATGAGCAACACCATTCTCGATGTCACCTACGAAGGCGGCATGAAGGTCGCCGCAACCATCCGCAACTTCACCGTACACACGGACCAGAAGGAAAAGCAGGGAGGAGAAGATAGCGCCCCCACTCCCTTTGAACTCTTCTTTGCCGCCCTCGCCACCTGTGCGGGGGTGTATGCCAAGCGTTTCTGCGACAAGAAAAACATCTCCGTGGACGGCATAGCCATCTCCATGGAATGCGAATTCGATCCTGATCCGAAGAAGTACCGGGCCCAGAAGATCACCACCTCCATCACCGTGCCCGCCGACTTCCCCGAGAACTTTGAAACAGCGCTCATCCGCACCGTGGAAGGTTGCGCCGTTAAAAAACAGATTCTGGAACCGCCGGTATTCGAAGTGCGGATTCAGCGCTAA
- the pgl gene encoding 6-phosphogluconolactonase translates to MPTSTQLSLHVAENPETLARLAAKLVIERCQKAIAERGTFTIALSGGKTPTLLFQLLATPEFQKSLPWEKVLFYWVDERCVDPDHSDSNYRVARDELLQKVEATKFYRMRGELDPEEAAQAYERLLRQHFELGAGELPRFDCILLGMGADGHVASLFPEEEGINIKDRLVIDQRISKLKSDRLTLTLPVLNNARCCIFMVQGKEKHEVLAKALNILGSPDLPAQKVKPVNGELIWVVDEDARQG, encoded by the coding sequence ATGCCCACTTCCACCCAACTTTCTCTGCACGTGGCCGAGAATCCGGAAACCCTTGCACGCCTTGCAGCCAAACTGGTCATCGAACGCTGCCAAAAGGCCATTGCCGAACGGGGAACCTTCACAATCGCCCTCTCCGGCGGCAAAACCCCCACCCTGCTGTTCCAACTGCTTGCAACCCCCGAGTTCCAGAAAAGTCTGCCGTGGGAAAAAGTGCTCTTCTATTGGGTGGATGAACGCTGCGTAGACCCCGACCACTCCGACAGCAACTACCGCGTTGCCCGCGACGAGCTGCTGCAAAAAGTGGAAGCCACCAAGTTTTACCGCATGCGAGGCGAACTGGACCCCGAAGAGGCCGCCCAAGCCTACGAACGTCTGCTCCGCCAGCATTTCGAACTTGGAGCTGGCGAACTGCCCCGTTTCGACTGCATCCTCCTCGGCATGGGGGCTGATGGCCATGTGGCCTCCCTCTTCCCCGAAGAAGAAGGGATCAACATCAAGGACCGCCTCGTCATTGACCAGCGAATCAGCAAACTCAAGAGCGACAGGCTCACCCTGACCCTGCCCGTATTGAATAACGCCCGTTGCTGCATATTCATGGTGCAGGGCAAGGAGAAGCATGAAGTACTGGCAAAGGCCCTGAATATTCTCGGCTCTCCCGACCTGCCTGCCCAAAAGGTGAAACCCGTAAACGGCGAACTGATCTGGGTTGTGGATGAGGATGCACGTCAGGGCTAA
- a CDS encoding YigZ family protein — protein MTARYFIPDSSFHRVEEMIKKSRFITTMAHASSTEAAREFIERIRVEHPDATHNCWAFQAGPPGSTAQVGMSDDGEPHGTAGRPMLNVLLHASVGEVACVVTRYFGGIKLGTGGLVRAYAGMVKAGLDTLPVRERIVPVRMEVVLDYSAVTLFKRLLPDYEAVVLEESFTVDVRYLLEMPEERAEGLQRALEEMTNGTVLVELLNEGGD, from the coding sequence ATGACCGCACGTTACTTCATACCGGACTCCTCGTTCCACAGGGTGGAGGAGATGATCAAGAAAAGCCGGTTTATCACCACAATGGCCCATGCCTCATCCACCGAGGCGGCACGGGAGTTCATTGAGCGCATCAGGGTAGAGCACCCGGATGCGACCCATAACTGCTGGGCGTTTCAGGCCGGTCCTCCCGGGAGCACGGCTCAGGTGGGCATGAGCGATGACGGCGAGCCGCACGGAACGGCAGGCAGGCCTATGCTGAACGTGTTGCTGCATGCGTCTGTGGGTGAGGTTGCCTGCGTAGTGACGCGGTATTTTGGCGGGATCAAACTGGGGACCGGCGGACTGGTACGGGCGTATGCAGGAATGGTGAAGGCGGGGCTGGATACCCTGCCGGTACGGGAGCGTATTGTGCCCGTACGGATGGAGGTAGTGCTGGACTACAGCGCCGTTACCCTGTTCAAGCGCCTGCTGCCTGACTATGAGGCTGTGGTGCTGGAGGAATCGTTCACGGTGGATGTTCGCTATCTGCTGGAAATGCCGGAAGAGAGAGCTGAGGGATTGCAGCGTGCTCTTGAGGAGATGACCAACGGTACCGTACTTGTGGAGTTGTTGAATGAAGGGGGGGACTAG
- a CDS encoding type IA DNA topoisomerase, with translation MSKTLIIAEKPSVAREIAPLVNATGRRDGYIEGPTHLVSWAVGHLVGIAEPEDQHEVWKGKWTLDQLPIIPPKFKLAVLAEGRKQFAVLNRLLNLDDVDTVINATDAGREGELIFRRIYLMAECSKPVKRFWASDMTEEGLKKSLNKLLPDSNKRNLGLASFARAEADWLIGMNFSRIFTIKANSLVSVGRVQTPVLKLLADRRRDVEHFVPQNYWTVEGSFGKPNAPADEQEPPFAATWHRPPDLDETRISKEEQANRIASECEGKDGVVESTTSRKGTTKPPLPFDLTTLQREANTRFGYSAKDTLTIAQALYEQKKLLTYPRTDSRHLTKELFAEILNYFRAIYHLYPDETVPAVERVREGKKFPCVDDKKVTDHHAIIPTANKADLDRLSGEERNIYDMVCRRFIAAFSMEATFSASTVHIVVEDHTFIAKGKVFKDRGWLQVEPWRAAEDNPLPALRKGSKVSTEAVNAVRRQTKAPAHFTDASLLAAMETAGKFVEDDELRNAMKERGLGTPATRAQIIETLLSRGYVNKDGKKLICSDRGLEVADIVSALLPEVSSPEMTGQWEKKLKDIEAAQYTYPDFMREIRTMVSRGVGHIKGRNVTSLIVATKARSLPVREPDGNCPLCGGEIMEREKGYSCSRWKREDGGCLFVIWKSMFGRELPEEIVRELLATGRTAQPLDFVSKAGKPYSARLVLEEGQVKPEFVNDRPYGQQTANYREESDAAPLQNPEQALDGEGAETGRQADDPLPQPEAPTVTPEDGLPEEDTAPSQDKEM, from the coding sequence ATGTCCAAAACGCTCATCATCGCAGAAAAACCGTCAGTCGCGCGGGAAATAGCCCCCCTCGTCAACGCCACCGGCCGCAGGGACGGCTATATTGAAGGCCCCACACATCTGGTCAGCTGGGCAGTCGGCCACCTTGTGGGCATTGCCGAACCTGAAGACCAGCATGAGGTATGGAAAGGCAAGTGGACGCTGGATCAGTTGCCCATCATACCGCCCAAGTTCAAGCTTGCCGTCCTCGCTGAAGGCCGCAAGCAGTTTGCCGTGCTGAACAGACTGCTGAATCTGGACGACGTGGACACCGTCATCAACGCGACGGACGCCGGTCGCGAAGGGGAACTCATCTTCCGCCGCATCTATCTGATGGCGGAATGCTCCAAGCCCGTAAAACGCTTCTGGGCCAGTGACATGACCGAAGAAGGGCTGAAAAAAAGCCTGAACAAGTTGCTGCCGGACAGCAACAAACGCAACCTCGGCCTTGCATCCTTTGCCCGCGCCGAAGCCGACTGGCTCATCGGTATGAACTTCTCCCGGATTTTCACCATCAAGGCCAACAGCCTTGTCTCCGTTGGTCGAGTACAGACGCCGGTGCTCAAACTGCTGGCAGACAGACGCCGCGACGTTGAGCACTTCGTCCCCCAGAACTACTGGACGGTAGAAGGATCTTTCGGCAAGCCCAACGCCCCGGCAGACGAGCAGGAACCGCCCTTTGCCGCCACGTGGCACCGGCCGCCCGATCTGGATGAAACACGCATCAGCAAGGAAGAGCAGGCCAACCGAATTGCCAGCGAGTGCGAAGGCAAAGACGGCGTTGTGGAGAGCACCACAAGCCGCAAGGGTACCACAAAACCGCCCCTGCCCTTTGACCTGACCACCCTGCAACGCGAGGCCAACACCCGCTTCGGCTATTCGGCCAAGGATACTCTGACCATCGCGCAAGCTCTTTACGAACAGAAAAAGCTGCTCACCTACCCCAGAACCGATTCACGGCACCTGACCAAAGAGCTCTTTGCCGAGATTCTGAACTACTTCAGGGCCATCTATCATCTTTATCCGGATGAGACCGTACCTGCCGTTGAACGCGTACGTGAAGGCAAAAAATTTCCCTGCGTGGACGACAAGAAAGTCACGGACCACCACGCCATCATTCCCACGGCAAACAAGGCGGACCTTGACCGGTTGTCCGGCGAGGAACGCAACATTTACGACATGGTCTGCCGTCGCTTCATTGCCGCATTCAGCATGGAAGCCACATTTTCCGCATCCACGGTGCACATCGTGGTGGAAGACCACACCTTCATTGCCAAGGGAAAGGTCTTCAAGGACCGAGGATGGTTACAAGTGGAACCGTGGCGCGCAGCCGAAGACAACCCCCTGCCCGCCCTGCGCAAGGGCAGCAAAGTCAGCACTGAGGCCGTTAATGCCGTTCGCCGCCAGACAAAGGCTCCCGCGCATTTCACAGACGCGTCCCTGCTTGCCGCCATGGAAACTGCGGGCAAGTTCGTGGAAGATGATGAACTGCGTAACGCCATGAAGGAACGGGGACTCGGTACGCCTGCCACCCGCGCACAAATCATTGAAACACTGCTGTCGCGCGGCTACGTAAACAAAGATGGTAAGAAGCTGATCTGCAGCGACAGAGGGCTTGAAGTCGCGGACATCGTCTCCGCACTGCTTCCCGAAGTCTCTTCGCCGGAAATGACAGGCCAGTGGGAAAAGAAGCTCAAAGACATTGAGGCCGCACAATACACCTACCCCGACTTCATGCGCGAGATACGCACCATGGTCAGCCGTGGTGTGGGCCACATCAAGGGACGCAATGTCACATCCCTGATCGTGGCAACCAAGGCCCGTTCCCTGCCGGTACGTGAACCTGACGGCAACTGCCCCCTGTGCGGCGGCGAGATCATGGAACGCGAAAAAGGCTACAGCTGTTCCCGCTGGAAACGCGAAGACGGTGGCTGCCTCTTTGTCATCTGGAAAAGCATGTTCGGACGTGAGCTGCCGGAAGAGATTGTCCGTGAGCTGCTTGCCACAGGACGCACGGCGCAACCTCTGGACTTTGTTTCCAAAGCCGGAAAGCCTTACTCCGCCCGCCTTGTTCTGGAGGAAGGACAGGTGAAACCGGAGTTTGTCAACGACCGGCCTTATGGACAACAAACAGCGAACTACCGCGAGGAGTCTGATGCAGCTCCGTTACAGAATCCTGAACAGGCATTAGACGGAGAAGGAGCAGAGACCGGTAGGCAGGCAGACGATCCGCTACCCCAGCCGGAAGCCCCGACAGTAACCCCGGAAGATGGCTTGCCCGAGGAAGATACCGCCCCCTCGCAGGACAAAGAAATGTGA
- a CDS encoding rubrerythrin family protein encodes MSKTLANLMEAFAGESQANRKYLAYAKQAEKEGFPQVAKLFRAAADAETIHAHGHLRNAGKIGDTISNLKDAIAGETHEFKNMYPQMIAEAEAEGEKVAARYFGFANKAEQVHAELYSKMLESLDNPKDVDYYNCSVCGYTNEGEFTEGKCPICGAAAKAFYKVD; translated from the coding sequence ATGAGTAAGACTCTTGCCAATCTGATGGAAGCTTTTGCAGGTGAATCCCAGGCCAACCGCAAGTACCTCGCATACGCAAAGCAGGCTGAAAAGGAAGGATTCCCCCAGGTCGCAAAGCTGTTCCGTGCTGCTGCAGACGCAGAAACCATCCACGCCCACGGCCATCTGCGTAACGCTGGCAAGATTGGCGACACGATTTCCAACCTCAAGGACGCCATTGCGGGTGAAACCCATGAATTCAAGAACATGTACCCCCAGATGATCGCTGAAGCTGAAGCCGAAGGCGAAAAGGTGGCAGCCCGTTATTTCGGCTTTGCCAACAAGGCTGAGCAGGTTCATGCGGAACTGTACAGCAAGATGCTTGAATCTCTGGATAACCCCAAGGACGTAGATTACTACAACTGCTCCGTATGCGGTTACACCAATGAGGGCGAATTCACCGAAGGCAAGTGCCCCATCTGCGGTGCTGCAGCCAAGGCCTTCTACAAGGTCGACTAG
- a CDS encoding RNA recognition motif domain-containing protein → MSKNIYVGNLSWSATDDDLRSLFSDYGSVLSAKVIEDRETGRSRGFGFVEMENADALQAIEALNGQNFQGRDLRVNEAQPRERRPRY, encoded by the coding sequence ATGTCCAAGAACATCTATGTTGGCAACCTGTCCTGGTCCGCAACCGACGACGACCTCCGTTCCCTGTTCTCCGACTACGGCAGCGTTCTGTCCGCCAAGGTTATTGAAGACCGTGAAACCGGCCGTTCCCGCGGTTTCGGTTTTGTTGAGATGGAAAATGCAGACGCCCTTCAGGCTATTGAAGCTCTGAACGGCCAGAACTTCCAGGGCCGCGATCTTCGTGTGAACGAAGCTCAGCCCCGTGAGCGTCGTCCCCGTTACTAG